One genomic segment of Helianthus annuus cultivar XRQ/B chromosome 14, HanXRQr2.0-SUNRISE, whole genome shotgun sequence includes these proteins:
- the LOC110904016 gene encoding protein LONGIFOLIA 2, with amino-acid sequence MSNTLRRDDTQELQKQLGCMNGIFQIFDRRYLLGQRRHSHSHNQKKLPQGQSDNGEKEVKNVKDKAAKAVVTKEEDRVSVELPRNSFSSSSSSTVMSSLDYSKRVQTEVSSSCQSVISESSSSPFSRRKKPNLSILSPDIRAVVKDSMTREPRVVSIAKDERVGTAMKHIDSPRPFPPQKHDRSNQNLRETARFSCDGRESRYQYMKIKELPRLSLDSRQGYINNSANDLISNKRPSSVVARLMGLEALTGTNDESKTLKTNSCLNEEPVINSRSTKEDKQKHDSTSVSPQRGVKVKVKVNHVMTRIPLETAPWKQEGGGRGPFKIKESPSRAEQASRSIYDEIEKRLTENEYKTAGKDIRALKQILEAMQKAKKRLENNEHALDNSSIDDTLSQKVDQPVSPTTSQQKVKHADARKEPVGRNRLKDPTLRDRKVTGRPPSTSSFPEHSGAVSPRLQRSKNSMQYGPSSDWTRPKKQPSMQRTIPGSTNRNSKAKSMDPLQDSSETRYISPQSDTVSFQSKNDSEVASSEWAQEVISPFRPKENQRSNITERLTEEKPTVDHAKHTIEQPSPVSVLDAFYTEETPSPVKKKSIAFNDVENLHYEETQDQSRTNKLANRTSPDRYSKFNTMKLESVKNLVHQIEMLNTHTDDSTVDRTVKSSCDGETGDREYVEDIILASGCLKDLDRTTTILQLHPTVSLINPGLFHVLEKTKACTELTDDLYNKNFTASKIRRKMVFDTVNDVLSHKLAMLGPFGPHKGKVLNGDKLLKELCADLDGLQNKSEISGYDEDDEVTNILNVDVNKRSPDWDEHCHQVPGVVLDIERLIFKDLISEVVNFEVTNLQDWPVRPHCRRLFTM; translated from the exons ATGTCTAATACCTTAAGAAGAGATGATACACAAGAGCTGCAGAAGCAATTAGGATGCATGAATGGGATTTTTCAGATCTTTGACCGGAGATACCTTCTTGGTCAACGCCGCCATAGCCATAGCCACAACCAGAAGAAGCTACCTCAAG GTCAAAGTGACAATGGTGAAAAAGAGGTCAAGAATGTTAAG GATAAAGCCGCAAAGGCGGTGGTCACAAAAGAGGAAGACAGGGTCTCCGTTGAACTGCCAAGAAACTCGTTTTCGTCTTCCAGCTCGTCTACTGTCATGTCATCATTAGATTATAGCAAAAGAGTTCAAACAGAAGTGTCCTCTTCTTGCCAAAGTGTCATCTCCGAATCCTCTTCATCTCCATTTTCACGCCGAAAAAAACCAAATTTATCTATACTATCACCCGATATCCGAGCTGTAGTCAAAGATTCAATGACGAGAGAACCCCGTGTAGTGTCAATCGCAAAAGACGAACGAGTAGGCACCGCAATGAAGCATATCGACTCTCCGAGGCCATTTCCGCCTCAAAAACACGACAGAAGCAATCAAAACCTCAGGGAGACAGCACGGTTTTCGTGTGACGGGCGGGAGTCACGGTATCAGTATATGAAGATCAAAGAGCTTCCGAGGTTGTCGTTGGATAGCAGACAAGGGTATATCAATAATTCTGCCAATGATCTGATAAGTAATAAGCGACCGTCAAGTGTTGTGGCGAGATTGATGGGTTTGGAAGCTTTAACTGGCACCAATGATGAAAGTAAAACGTTGAAAACAAacagttgtttaaatgaagaaCCGGTAATCAATTCAAGATCAACAAAAGAGGATAAACAAAAGCATGACTCTACTTCTGTTTCTCCACAAAGgggagtcaaagtcaaagtcaaagtcaatcATGTAATGACAAGAATACCCCTGGAAACGGCTCCATGGAAGCAGGAAGGCGGTGGTCGGGGCCCGTTCAAGATTAAGGAAAGCCCGTCGCGAGCCGAACAGGCTTCCCGGTCAATTTATGATGAGATTGAGAAACGGTTGACCGAAAACGAGTATAAAACAGCTGGGAAGGATATCAGAGCGCTTAAGCAGATTCTAGAAGCAATGCAGAAGGCAAAAAAGAGGTTGGAGAATAACGAACACGCGTTGGATAATAGCAGCATTGATGATACTTTGAGCCAGAAAGTTGACCAACCAGTTTCCCCGACTACAAGTCAACAAAAGGTCAAACACGCAGATGCAAGAAAGGAACCAGTTGGTAGGAATCGGTTGAAAGATCCGACTCTAAGAGACAGGAAGGTAACGGGTAGACCACCGTCAACTTCGAGTTTTCCAGAACATTCTGGAGCTGTGAGCCCAAGACTGCAGAGATCAAAGAACAGTATGCAGTATGGGCCATCGTCCGACTGGACCAGGCCCAAGAAGCAACCCAGTATGCAACGAACAATACCGGGTTCAACAAACAGAAACTCAAAAGCAAAGTCCATGGATCCACTGCAAGACAGCAGTGAAACAAGATATATAAGTCCACAAAGTGATACAGTTTCCTTCCAATCAAAAAATGATTCAGAAGTAGCGAGCAGCGAGTGGGCCCAAGAGGTCATTAGCCCGTTTCGACCCAAGGAAAACCAGAGG AGTAATATCACGGAAAGGTTGACTGAAGAGAAGCCGACAGTTGACCATGCTAAACATACCATAGAACAACCCAGCCCGGTCTCGGTCCTTGATGCATTCTACACAGAAGAAACACCGTCACCAGTAAAGAAGAAATCTATTGCATTTAATG ATGTTGAGAACTTACACTATGAAGAAACACAAGATCAATCAAGAACGAATAAGTTGGCAAACAGAACAAGCCCGGATCGGTATTCTAAGTTCAACACAATGAAACTAGAAAGCGTAAAGAACTTAGTTCACCAAATTGAAATGTTGAACACACACACTGATGATTCTACTGTCGATCGCACAGTAAAATCTTCGTGCGATGGTGAAACAGGAGATCGCGAATACGTAGAAGATATCATATTAGCCTCGGGATGCTTAAAAGACCTGGACCGCACAACCACAATACTTCAACTTCATCCAACTGTCAGTTTGATCAACCCTGGTTTGTTCCACGTGTTAGAGAAAACTAAAGCATGCACAGAGCTTACAGACGACCTATACAACAAAAACTTCACAGCATCAAAAATCAGAAGAAAAATGGTATTTGATACAGTGAACGACGTTCTTAGCCACAAACTAGCCATGTTAGGTCCTTTCGGGCCACACAAAGGAAAAGTTCTGAATGGAGACAAGTTACTTAAAGAATTATGCGCAGACTTAGACGGTCTGCAAAACAAATCAGAAATAAGCGgatatgatgaagatgatgaagttaCAAACATCCTGAATGTGGATGTGAATAAAAGGTCACCAGACTGGGATGAACATTGTCATCAGGTTCCAGGTGTGGTGTTGGATATAGAGCGGTTAATATTTAAAGATTTGATTAGTGAGGTTGTCAACTTTGAGGTAACGAATCTGCAGGACTGGCCCGTGAGGCCGCATTGCAGGCGACTGTTTACCATGTAG